A window from Pseudomonadota bacterium encodes these proteins:
- a CDS encoding cysteine synthase A has translation EEGIFCGISSGAAMWAALKIAKEEEFKGKLIVVIIPDLGDRYLSTELFLPFMKG, from the coding sequence GGAAGAAGGGATATTCTGTGGCATATCGTCAGGTGCAGCTATGTGGGCAGCCCTGAAGATTGCAAAGGAAGAGGAGTTTAAGGGAAAATTGATTGTGGTTATAATACCTGACCTTGGTGACAGGTATCTTTCGACAGAATTGTTTCTCCCTTTTATGAAGGGATAA